A single window of Methanomassiliicoccales archaeon DNA harbors:
- a CDS encoding flavin reductase family protein, with amino-acid sequence MKRSIGATTLIYPTPVLIIGTYGRDDSPNAMACAWGGICSSEPPSVAISVRKVRYTYENLMERKAFTISIPSERFVKESDYFGIVSGKAEDKFGSAGLKAVPSKIVDAPYVGEFPLILECRVTHVTDLGAHTQFVGEIKDVKVDEDCLDEEGVPDVSKILPFWYSPSDHSYYSMGMNLGEAYRAGSEFRHKRMKECSPTVGRFQDPEG; translated from the coding sequence ATGAAAAGGTCAATAGGGGCAACGACGCTGATCTATCCGACTCCGGTCCTCATCATTGGGACCTATGGCCGGGATGATAGCCCGAACGCGATGGCGTGCGCATGGGGCGGAATATGTTCATCGGAACCGCCGAGCGTGGCTATCTCGGTCCGGAAGGTCAGGTATACCTACGAGAATCTGATGGAACGGAAGGCATTCACCATCAGCATCCCATCGGAGAGGTTCGTCAAGGAGTCGGATTATTTCGGCATAGTTTCCGGTAAAGCAGAGGACAAGTTCGGCAGCGCCGGACTAAAGGCGGTACCCAGCAAGATCGTGGATGCACCCTATGTGGGAGAGTTCCCATTGATCCTGGAATGCCGGGTCACCCATGTCACCGACCTGGGTGCCCACACTCAGTTCGTGGGGGAGATAAAGGACGTCAAGGTCGACGAGGACTGCCTGGACGAGGAAGGGGTGCCGGACGTCTCCAAGATTCTGCCGTTCTGGTATTCGCCTTCGGACCATTCCTATTACTCGATGGGCATGAATCTGGGTGAGGCATATCGCGCCGGAAGCGAGTTCCGTCATAAGCGTATGAAGGAGTGCTCGCCCACGGTCGGAAGATTCCAAGACCCAGAAGGATGA
- a CDS encoding ASKHA domain-containing protein: protein MSVSVRFYPKGTTVEVEEGSTLLEAAFLAGVEVNSACGGKGTCGRCRMIVSGNFGSKQTDLIMPDDWNMGYRLACMTKVLGDTVAYVPEETRLNEMQILETYFGSKIEEVSPLSSAVYLELQPPTLDNSVGDRERIECALKLEAGALLFPLSVLKELPCTLRRTAWRVTPVLDRSSINPSVIEVNEWDTTSRNFGIALDIGTTTVVLSLIDLSSGNVVTQASAYNKQIMCGEDILARIAFAEDGGLDRLHQLVIDTINNLLTQVSNNSDKCKATNTRVCKEEITAMAVGGNTTMVHLFLGLHPKTIRYDPYISVTNIPPSVKAKELGIEIHPEAPVYCVPGRASYVGGDIVADVISSGMRDQDGISLLIDVGTNGEIVLGGKDWMASCSCSAGPAFEGGEVACGMRAMPGAIERISIDGSFGVTYSTIAGQKPMGLCGSGLIDLIASMFRTGIVDKKGRIQEVRTDRVRKTDNGREFVVAWAKETGQPKLKIPPSMNGMITKALPAKDIAVNDDDLANIIRTKAAVYAACEVLLKSVDMTFVDLDRIYVAGGFGNYIDVNNAITIGLLPDVPRDKFSFIGNASLGGARLALMSQRKRDEALEVHRSMTYLELTTSASFFDRFTSASFLPHTDQSQFPSLENLSQKGE from the coding sequence ATGAGCGTTTCCGTCAGATTCTATCCCAAGGGCACCACCGTCGAGGTCGAAGAAGGATCGACCCTTCTGGAGGCTGCCTTCCTGGCCGGTGTGGAGGTCAACAGCGCCTGCGGGGGGAAGGGGACCTGCGGACGCTGCCGGATGATCGTGAGCGGCAATTTCGGTTCCAAGCAGACCGACCTTATAATGCCCGATGACTGGAACATGGGCTATCGGCTGGCCTGCATGACCAAGGTTCTCGGGGACACCGTGGCCTATGTCCCGGAGGAGACCCGGCTCAACGAGATGCAGATACTGGAGACATACTTCGGCTCAAAGATCGAAGAGGTCTCACCCTTGTCGTCGGCGGTCTATCTGGAACTCCAACCTCCCACGCTCGACAACAGCGTTGGCGATCGGGAGCGCATCGAATGCGCGTTGAAACTGGAGGCTGGCGCCCTTTTATTCCCGCTGAGCGTCCTAAAGGAGCTTCCATGCACCCTGAGGCGCACCGCATGGAGGGTCACTCCGGTGTTGGACCGCTCCTCCATCAATCCCTCCGTGATCGAGGTCAACGAATGGGACACCACCTCCCGCAATTTCGGTATAGCCCTGGACATCGGAACGACCACCGTGGTCCTTTCGCTGATCGACCTGTCCAGCGGGAACGTGGTCACCCAGGCATCCGCCTACAACAAGCAGATAATGTGCGGGGAGGACATTCTAGCAAGGATCGCGTTCGCCGAGGACGGAGGTCTCGATCGCCTACACCAGCTGGTCATAGATACCATCAACAACCTCCTTACCCAGGTCAGCAACAACTCGGACAAATGCAAGGCCACCAATACCAGGGTATGCAAGGAGGAGATCACCGCCATGGCCGTCGGCGGAAACACAACGATGGTCCATCTCTTCCTGGGACTTCATCCGAAGACCATTCGATACGACCCATACATCTCGGTGACCAACATCCCGCCCTCGGTCAAGGCCAAGGAACTCGGAATCGAGATCCATCCGGAGGCGCCGGTGTACTGCGTCCCCGGAAGGGCCAGCTACGTCGGAGGAGACATCGTGGCCGATGTGATCTCCAGCGGCATGCGGGATCAGGATGGGATCTCGCTCCTCATTGACGTCGGAACCAATGGGGAGATCGTCCTGGGCGGTAAGGATTGGATGGCATCCTGCTCGTGCTCGGCGGGACCGGCGTTCGAGGGCGGGGAGGTGGCCTGCGGCATGAGGGCCATGCCCGGGGCGATCGAGCGGATATCCATCGACGGCTCGTTCGGCGTCACGTATTCCACCATCGCTGGCCAGAAACCGATGGGTCTGTGCGGTTCAGGCCTCATCGACCTGATCGCCAGCATGTTCCGGACCGGGATCGTCGACAAGAAGGGAAGGATCCAAGAGGTAAGGACCGACCGGGTCAGGAAGACCGACAACGGCCGGGAGTTCGTCGTAGCCTGGGCGAAGGAGACAGGACAGCCGAAGCTGAAGATACCGCCTTCGATGAACGGAATGATCACCAAGGCCCTGCCGGCGAAGGACATAGCGGTCAACGACGATGACCTGGCCAACATAATCCGGACCAAGGCTGCGGTATATGCGGCGTGCGAAGTGCTGCTGAAGAGCGTGGACATGACCTTCGTTGACCTGGACCGGATATACGTCGCCGGCGGCTTCGGCAACTACATCGACGTCAATAACGCCATCACCATCGGCCTGTTGCCCGATGTCCCAAGGGACAAGTTCAGCTTCATAGGCAACGCTTCCCTGGGCGGGGCCAGGCTGGCCCTGATGTCACAGAGGAAGAGGGACGAGGCCCTGGAG